In one window of Trichoderma breve strain T069 chromosome 7 map unlocalized scaffold00008, whole genome shotgun sequence DNA:
- a CDS encoding serine dehydratase alpha chain domain-containing protein, which yields MHHRAAIKQLGLSRSAAGRALWPSLASSRWHLRTATACDPLKAKSQLLSCAPRLSVCRSFSSTALRRNQFDDETGTYSEADHEHAVISTFDLFSIGIGPSSSHTVGPMRAGNIFVSDLHAAGLLEKVDRIRVALYGSLALTGEGHMTPSALLLGLESADVETVDTDYVPKRFEQIKTDKKLFLGRELEDGKGKEIAFDYERDFKWEWTRKLPQHSNGMRLMVFDKEGYMLATNDMFSVGGGFVVNGALSINRPDSETPSSAEDAGLRLSEVHQQQSEGNSGHPLDLAENMYYKEIRREDAAGDRRTGQEIKPLEGESSGLLTSGSEGGQAPPPVTSSSEDAPASDRAPGHQPRYPFRDAKSLLALCDKHNLTIAQLVYENEKSHGYTDEQIRDKVFRIWEVMDNSILEGVQAPPDSTLPGSLKLHRRAPALYRRLTRGLYPSHATQGTETTQAQLPSESQALPSASDASGTSTLTTTSAPASSGSGRKSLATRRSMPLRTHGSFTHPVLPSPRRRTTFPAMDYLTVYAMAVNETNAAGGRIVTAPTNGAAGIIPAVLKYTIEFVSDDPERDILSFLLTAAAIGMLYKRGATISAAEGGCMAEVGVACSMAAGAFAACMGASPQTIEQAAEIGIEHNLGLTCDPIGGLVQAPCIERNALGAIKAISSANLALSGETGTQKVSLDDAIRAMRVTAQGMRNEFKETSLSGLATSVPLHIPVSVPDC from the exons ATGCACCACCGGGCGGCGATTAAGCAGCTCGGGCTCTCACGGAGCGCTGCCGGACGGGCGTTATGGCCTTCGTTGGCGTCGTCCAGGTGGCATCTCCGCACAGCTACAGCCTGCGATCccctcaaggccaagagccAGCTGCTGAGCTGCGCACCGCGACTCTCAGTATGTCGGAGCTTTAGCAGCACAGCACTCCGACGGAATCAATTCGATGATGAAACCGGAACCTACAGTGAGGCAGACCATGAACATGCCGTCATCTCAACCTTTGATCTCTTTTccattggcattggcccctcttcatcccacACCGTCGGACCTATGCGGGCAGGCAACATCTTTGTCTCAGATTTACATGCAGCTGGTCTGCTTGAAAAGGTCGACAGAATACGCGTAGCACTCTACGGCAGTCTGGCTCTCACTGGTGAGGGCCATATGACACCATCTGCTCTTCTGCTTGGTCTTGAGAGCGCCGATGTGGAGACAGTCGATACAGACTATGTGCCTAAGCGCTTTGAACAGATCAAGACAGACAAGAAGCTCTTTCTGGGTCGCGAGCTCGAAGATGGCAAGGGCAAAGAAATTGCATTCGACTATGAGCGCGACTTCAAGTGGGAGTGGACGAGAAAGCTCCCCCAGCACAGCAATGGCATGCGTCTCATGGTGTTTGACAAGGAGGGCTACATGTTGGCGACTAATGACATGTTCAGCGTTGGTGGTGGATTTGTTGTCAACGGCGCTTTGTCAATTAACCGTCCGGATTCagaaacaccatcatcagccgaAGACGCTGGCCTAAGGTTGTCCGAGGTCCATCAGCAACAGAGTGAAGGCAACAGTGGACACCCGCTTGACCTGGCAGAGAACATGTACTATAAGGAGATCAGGAGAGAGGATGCGGCAGGAGACCGACGAACTGGACAAGAGATCAAACCCCTGGAAGGAGAGTCGTCGGGTCTACTCACATCTGGCTCCGAGGGTGGCCAAGCACCACCCCCTGTCACCTCTTCGTCGGAAGACGCCCCGGCATCAGATCGTGCGCCCGGTCATCAGCCTCGATACCCTTTCAGAGACGCAAAAAGCCTACTGGCCTTGTGCGATAAGCATAACCTAACGATTGCGCAATTGGTGTATGAAAACGAAAAGAGCCACGGTTACACAGATGAACAAATCCGCGACAAGGTTTTCCGCATCTGGGAGGTCATGGACAACAGTATCCTGGAAGGTGTCCAAGCACCGCCGGATTCAACACTGCCTGGCAGTCTCAAATTGCATAGACGAGCACCGGCGTTGTATAGACGACTCACAAGAGGGCTGTATCCTTCCCACGCCACCCAGGGCACAGAGACGACCCAGGCTCAGCTTCCATCGGAAAGCCAAGCATTGCCATCAGCTTCAGATGCATCAGGGACTTCAACCTTGACTACGACATCGGCACCAGCATCTTCAGGATCAGGACGAAAGAGCCTCGCTACCAGAAGAAGCATGCCTCTACGAACGCATGGCTCCTTTACTCATCCGGTACTGCCATCGCCTCGGCGACGTACCACATTCCCAGCAA TGGACTACTTGACCGTATACGCCATGGCAGTCAACGAGACCAATGCAGCAGGCGGACGCATTGTCACTGCCCCAACCAACGGCGCGGCGGGCATTATACCTGCGGTGCTCAAGTACACCATCGAGTTCGTCAGTGATGACCCTGAGCGCGACATTCTATCCTTTTTGCTGACAGCTGCCGCCATTGGTATGCTGTATAAACGCGGTGCCACCATCTCCGCAGCAGAGGGCGGATGCATGGCCGAAGTGGGCGTTGCGTGTTCCATGGCAGCCGGGGCATTCGCAGCCTGCATGGGAGCGAGCCCTCAAACAATTGAGCAGGCAGCTGAGATTGGCATTGAGCATAACCTGGGCTTGACATGCGATCCAATTGGTGGGTTGGTACAAGCTCCTTGCATAGAGCGTAATGCTCTGGGTGCTATCAAAGCTATTTCAAGCGCCAACCTCGCTCTCAGCGGTGAAACTGGCACGCAAAAGGTTAGCCTTGACGATGCTATTCGGGCTATGCGCGTGACGGCTCAGGGTATGAGAAACGAGTTCAAGGAGACGAGCTTGAGTGGTTTGGCGACTAGTGTTCCGCTTCACATTCCCGTTAGTGTGCCTGACTGTTGA
- a CDS encoding major facilitator superfamily domain-containing protein, which yields MSKASELESLGNDPNASPMMMNSDTETAVVEENEVKKSQPTLRDNIFAFCIVFCQLVQAIPYGAGLVAAIGIPKELGAPESKSVWIAASYPLTQGAFVLIGGRIGAVHGHKNTMLVGACIYVLFHLITGFMRSADTVIVMRALSGVGGGIMVPNLIAMLTIAFPPGLMRNIWVGMFGAMGPVGAAGGTVFPGFFGQLTEWWWLYFFLAIFGAVVFGASSFVLPPDGRPMDADGTVDYIGAYFGVAGLVLFNFSWTEAAVVGWEQPYVYALLIVSILHFVLFVIWEGRFAKEPILPLDIWGAPSFGPMVLSAFMSFMGVGIFLYYVQIWNISIRHYSNLLTGAVNSAFATVGTCGCFVSAIAQTYWAQCFPSFIIMGFSPDFIFTATQIITSNSVPRKHQGIAGSLMGTIQMYGLSTGLGFAGTVERYTNDGGRDQLGGIRHALYLTIGMAGASALISLFLIRIPKDQRDGWDKEDEAAA from the exons ATGTCGAAAGCCTCCGAACTCGAATCCTTGGGGAATGACCCAAACGCCAGcccaatgatgatgaacagTGACACGGAGACCGCCGTCGTGGAAGAAAATGAGGTCAAGAAATCTCAGCCGACTCTCCGAGACAATATCTTCGCTTTCTGTATTGTTTTCTGTCAACTGGTTCAA GCTATACCATACGGCGCCGGTCTTGTAGCCGCCATTGGTATTCCAAAAGAACTGGGAGCACCCGAGAGCAAAAGCGTCTGGATCGCAGCATCATACCC ACTAACCCAAGGCGCATTCGTCCTCATAGGCGGCCGCATCGGCGCCGTCCACGGCCACAAAAACACCATGCTCGTCGGCGCCTGCATCTAcgtcctcttccacctcatcACAGGCTTCATGCGCTCCGCAGACACCGTCATCGTCATGCGCGCCCTCAGCGGCGTTGGCGGCGGAATCATGGTCCCCAACCTAATTGCCATGCTAACGATTGCTTTCCCACCGGGTCTGATGCGAAATATCTGGGTTGGCATGTTTGGTGCCATGGGTCCGGTTGGTGCAGCTGGTGGGACTGTGTTTCCTGGCTTTTTTGGACAATTGACGGAGTGGTGGTGGCTATATTTCTTCTT GGCCATCTTTGGAGCAGTCGTTTTTGGCGCAAGCTCGTTCGTCTTGCCTCCTGACGGCAGACCTATGGATGCAGATGGAACAGTTGACTATATCGGTGCCTATTTCGGAGTCGCTGGTCTCGTCTTATTCAATTTTTCCTGGAC AGAAGCAGCTGTTGTCGGCTGGGAACAGCCCTACGTCTACGCCCTTCTCATAGTCTCCATCCTACacttcgtcctcttcgtcataTGGGAAGGCAGATTCGCAAAAGAACCCATTCTCCCCCTCGATATCTGGGGCGCTCCCTCATTCGGACCAATGGTCTTATCCGCCTTCATGTCCTTCATGGGtgtcggcatcttcctctaCTACGTCCAAATCTGGAACATTTCCATCCGCCACTATTCCAACCTCCTCACCGGAGCAGTCAACTCTGCCTTTGCCACCGTGGGAACTTGTGGCTGCTTCGTCAGCGCAATTGCC CAAACATACTGGGCTCAGTGCTTTCCGTCATTCATCATTATGGGGTTCAGCCCCGATTTCATCTTTACGGCGACACAGATCATCACTAGCAATAGTGTCCCACGGAAACATCAAGGAATTGCTGGGTCATTGATGGGTACCATCCAGATGTATGGTCTCAGCACTGGGCTGGGATTTGCTGGAACGGTTGAACGGTATACAAACGATGGTGGCCGTGACCAACTCGGAGGCATTCGGCATGCACTTTACCTTACGATTGGAATGGCGGGTGCTTCTGCACTGATATCTCTGTTCCTTATTCGAATCCCGAAGGATCAGCGTGATGGATGGGATAAGGAGGATGAAGCAGCAGCGTAG